The Sphingobacterium bambusae genome includes a window with the following:
- a CDS encoding aldo/keto reductase, giving the protein MEHITLNDGQQIPLLGFGTYKATDAEGVESVQEALRQGYRLLDTAAKYGNEEQVGEGIRRSGIPREEIIVTTKLWREGLGYAQTKQAFADSLSKLGLDYIDIYLIHWPANAKNYTNWQQVNADAWRAMEELQAEGKIKTIGVSNFWPEHLDALLQTARVVPALNQIEFHPGYWQPEVVAYCQEKGIAIESWSPLARGKVFGEPLLESLAKKHHKTVSQICLRWVIQHAVSVIPKSTSAARMAENLDVFDFSLSDEEMLAIDHLPQMGFSGELPNQWPDRV; this is encoded by the coding sequence ATGGAGCACATAACATTAAACGATGGACAACAGATTCCATTATTGGGTTTTGGAACCTATAAAGCGACCGATGCAGAAGGTGTCGAGTCGGTGCAGGAAGCGCTAAGACAGGGGTACCGTTTGTTGGATACCGCTGCTAAATATGGAAATGAAGAGCAGGTAGGCGAGGGGATCCGCCGCAGTGGCATCCCGCGCGAAGAGATTATCGTTACCACGAAATTGTGGCGTGAAGGGTTGGGCTATGCGCAGACGAAACAGGCTTTCGCTGACTCGCTGTCCAAGTTGGGGCTAGATTATATCGATATTTACCTGATCCATTGGCCGGCAAATGCAAAGAATTATACGAATTGGCAGCAGGTTAATGCTGATGCATGGCGGGCCATGGAGGAGCTGCAGGCCGAGGGGAAGATCAAAACGATAGGTGTCAGCAATTTCTGGCCTGAACATCTGGATGCGCTTTTGCAGACAGCTCGCGTTGTACCGGCCTTAAATCAGATTGAGTTTCATCCCGGTTATTGGCAGCCCGAGGTGGTCGCTTATTGCCAAGAAAAAGGTATAGCCATTGAATCTTGGTCACCATTGGCGCGTGGCAAGGTTTTTGGCGAACCGCTCTTGGAATCCTTGGCGAAGAAGCATCACAAAACGGTATCGCAGATTTGCCTGCGTTGGGTGATCCAACACGCGGTGTCGGTTATCCCGAAATCTACCTCGGCAGCGCGCATGGCCGAAAATTTGGATGTGTTTGACTTTAGCCTATCCGATGAAGAGATGTTGGCGATTGATCATCTCCCGCAGATGGGATTTAGTGGCGAATTGCCCAACCAGTGGCCCGACCGTGTTTAG
- a CDS encoding DUF6965 family protein, translating into MTIDELKSELLGKSFPEKVTISPDQVVFDVELFLKTQFIMLELWKKDIEKSPAYIRLMRFREAVNPKDEETPATS; encoded by the coding sequence ATGACAATAGATGAATTGAAAAGTGAGTTACTTGGAAAATCCTTTCCAGAAAAGGTTACGATATCGCCGGATCAAGTTGTTTTTGATGTGGAGCTCTTTCTAAAGACGCAATTCATTATGTTGGAGCTTTGGAAGAAAGATATCGAAAAATCGCCAGCCTACATTAGGTTGATGCGATTTCGAGAAGCAGTCAATCCAAAGGATGAGGAGACCCCTGCAACGTCTTAG
- a CDS encoding DEAD/DEAH box helicase: MREISGKYRFTTTHLRNLSEVDLLSHYRLAEVPSRSAIHQLRVQSMGIDQAIFSLGGAMATDHQIQVLQQEDSLTVCCSCAADVPFLCYHEMLALIALITQKNYRSFFDVDSRRSIFLPYASRYGLDKEEMLDDYFTLLYDKGTLLVEPKHENILAVDAHAADKELSAIVQTKKSRAAWQPPEKKRILLLSKHRFYQQLRMELLDVDSTQNGKPKPPFVFVDPKPLLWKTKDIAEAKLYAALSSFQQNYTEEADETTLDALHVLCEHARDFPVYYHDQRISEKISSKSMRPINLALLDASIEISVFKRQPFYEIKAALLWNDERIPLKNLQLQHQYFFCRQDHFLLIRDLATLKLLEYFRKSPEILLVHASKYDEFVRHTLQPLEHMVHINYAFARAANSEEKVVFNNDQEHIIYFSQENSYINITPVMRYGTVEVALSSKKKIRSSDENGNVYEVERAWDIEDRFRQLVVRQHPEFAGQQQEMNYFYLHHQHFLADNWFLHAFEAWRNEGITLLGFQEMGITKLSPHKAKIAIHIVSGTDWFNVKLNTSFGDQQVSIKQLHRALRHKSKYIPLDDGSIGMLPDEWMAKIARYFQFGILEADLLKVPKIGLTAVEELFEDELLPREIREEVDELEKRLSNIKKRNTVKVPSMLKAQLRPYQLDGLRWLNQLDDLNLGGCLADDMGLGKTIQLIAHLLLQQEKGQHGINLIVAPTSLLFNWQQEFEKFAPSLKVICIQGASREQHYDSLKAYDVALISYGLLLSDINKLKKQPFNTLVLDESQAIKNPSSERYKAARLLTARIRFALTGTPIENSTFDLYGQLSFACPGLLGNRQFFKDTYATPIDRFEDGKRAKDLQQRIAPFILRRTKKQVVKELPEKTEMIIYCDMGAQQRAIYDSYEAELRDYLQGTSDDELQKSSMHVLAGLTRLRQICNAPFLLKEGYDAHISAKLDALVERVQDISGDHKILIFSQFVEMLDLIKAALDDAQIPSSYLTGKTKDRAKVVSEFQTDDEKRVFLISLKAGGVGLNLTAADYVFLVDPWWNPAVENQAIDRLYRIGQEKQVFAIRLICPNTVEEKIQRLQDKKRDLAGDMIKSDIDLTRKFSKQDWLDLLQ; the protein is encoded by the coding sequence ATGAGAGAAATATCCGGGAAATACCGTTTTACAACTACCCATCTTCGGAATTTGTCCGAGGTGGATCTGCTATCGCACTACCGTCTTGCCGAGGTCCCTAGCCGCAGCGCTATACATCAACTGCGCGTGCAATCTATGGGTATAGACCAAGCTATTTTTAGCTTGGGAGGAGCCATGGCAACGGATCATCAGATACAAGTGCTGCAACAGGAAGATTCCCTAACGGTGTGCTGCTCTTGTGCCGCGGACGTGCCTTTCCTATGCTATCATGAAATGTTAGCACTCATCGCCTTGATTACGCAGAAAAACTACCGCAGTTTTTTTGACGTGGACAGCAGACGCTCTATTTTCCTACCCTATGCCAGCCGCTATGGCTTGGATAAGGAAGAAATGCTGGACGATTACTTCACACTGCTTTATGATAAAGGAACTTTGCTCGTCGAACCAAAGCATGAGAACATTCTGGCGGTGGATGCACATGCGGCAGATAAAGAGCTTTCGGCTATCGTGCAAACAAAAAAGTCAAGAGCAGCATGGCAGCCTCCTGAGAAGAAAAGAATCTTGCTGCTCAGTAAGCACCGCTTTTACCAACAACTACGTATGGAGCTATTGGACGTAGATAGTACCCAGAATGGAAAGCCAAAGCCTCCGTTTGTGTTTGTTGACCCTAAACCTCTGTTATGGAAAACAAAGGATATTGCGGAAGCGAAGCTTTATGCCGCCCTATCGAGCTTTCAGCAGAACTATACGGAAGAAGCTGATGAAACGACCTTAGATGCTTTGCATGTACTTTGCGAACATGCCCGTGATTTTCCGGTCTACTACCACGACCAGCGCATATCCGAAAAGATAAGCAGCAAATCTATGCGCCCAATAAATCTGGCGCTATTGGATGCCTCGATAGAAATATCCGTGTTTAAGCGCCAACCTTTTTATGAGATCAAGGCGGCGTTGCTTTGGAACGACGAACGTATCCCACTGAAAAATCTACAGCTGCAACATCAATATTTTTTCTGTCGGCAGGATCATTTCCTCCTTATCCGCGATTTGGCCACGCTGAAGCTTTTGGAATATTTTCGAAAAAGTCCGGAGATCTTACTGGTTCATGCCTCTAAGTATGATGAATTTGTGCGCCACACGTTGCAACCCTTAGAGCATATGGTCCACATAAACTACGCCTTCGCGCGTGCAGCCAATTCCGAGGAGAAAGTGGTTTTCAATAATGACCAAGAGCATATTATTTACTTCAGCCAAGAAAACAGCTACATCAATATCACGCCGGTGATGCGCTATGGCACGGTGGAGGTTGCTTTATCCTCCAAGAAAAAGATTCGTAGCAGCGATGAAAATGGCAATGTATACGAAGTGGAACGTGCTTGGGATATCGAAGACCGTTTTCGGCAGCTTGTTGTTCGGCAGCACCCGGAGTTTGCTGGCCAACAACAGGAAATGAACTACTTCTACCTGCACCACCAGCATTTTTTGGCCGATAACTGGTTTCTGCATGCCTTCGAGGCATGGCGTAACGAGGGTATTACCTTGCTGGGATTCCAAGAAATGGGGATAACCAAGCTAAGTCCGCACAAAGCAAAAATTGCCATCCATATCGTGAGCGGCACAGATTGGTTCAATGTCAAACTAAATACTTCCTTTGGCGACCAGCAGGTATCCATCAAACAACTGCACCGCGCCTTACGGCACAAAAGCAAATACATCCCCCTTGATGATGGCAGTATAGGCATGCTTCCCGACGAGTGGATGGCCAAGATAGCGCGTTACTTTCAGTTTGGTATATTGGAAGCCGACCTGTTGAAGGTTCCTAAAATTGGACTCACGGCTGTAGAAGAATTGTTTGAGGATGAGCTATTGCCGCGTGAAATACGGGAGGAAGTGGACGAACTAGAAAAGCGCTTATCCAACATTAAAAAACGAAACACGGTAAAGGTACCGAGCATGCTCAAGGCGCAACTACGCCCCTACCAGCTGGATGGGCTACGCTGGCTGAACCAGCTGGACGACCTCAACCTTGGTGGATGCTTGGCCGATGACATGGGATTGGGAAAGACCATTCAGCTTATTGCCCATCTCTTGCTACAGCAGGAAAAAGGTCAGCATGGTATAAACCTCATTGTTGCCCCCACATCGCTTCTGTTTAACTGGCAACAGGAATTTGAAAAGTTTGCGCCCTCCCTCAAAGTAATCTGTATACAAGGTGCATCGCGGGAGCAACACTATGATAGCTTAAAGGCTTATGATGTGGCTTTGATTTCTTACGGACTATTACTTTCTGATATCAACAAACTAAAAAAGCAACCCTTCAACACCTTAGTGTTGGATGAATCACAAGCGATCAAAAACCCCAGTTCCGAACGGTATAAGGCTGCACGCTTATTGACGGCTCGCATTCGCTTTGCGCTGACGGGCACCCCCATTGAAAATAGCACCTTCGATCTCTATGGCCAGCTGTCCTTTGCCTGTCCCGGATTATTGGGCAACAGGCAATTTTTTAAAGACACCTATGCTACACCCATCGATCGCTTTGAAGACGGAAAACGCGCCAAGGACCTGCAGCAACGAATTGCACCATTTATCTTGAGGCGCACCAAGAAACAAGTTGTCAAAGAACTGCCCGAGAAGACAGAAATGATTATCTACTGTGATATGGGTGCACAACAACGGGCAATCTACGACAGCTATGAAGCAGAATTACGCGATTACCTGCAAGGAACAAGCGATGACGAACTACAGAAAAGCAGTATGCACGTGCTGGCCGGTTTAACCCGACTGCGACAGATATGTAATGCGCCATTTCTGCTGAAAGAAGGCTATGATGCTCATATTTCCGCAAAATTGGATGCCTTGGTCGAGCGGGTGCAGGACATCAGTGGAGACCATAAAATATTGATATTTTCCCAATTTGTGGAGATGCTCGATTTGATCAAAGCCGCATTGGACGACGCACAAATCCCTAGCAGCTACCTTACTGGAAAGACAAAAGACCGTGCAAAGGTGGTCAGCGAATTTCAAACAGATGACGAAAAACGAGTTTTCTTGATCAGTTTGAAAGCCGGTGGTGTGGGATTGAACTTAACGGCGGCAGACTATGTTTTTTTGGTGGACCCCTGGTGGAATCCGGCGGTTGAAAACCAAGCCATCGATCGGCTTTATCGCATAGGACAAGAAAAACAGGTGTTTGCCATTCGGCTGATCTGCCCGAATACCGTAGAGGAAAAAATACAGCGCCTTCAGGATAAAAAAAGAGACCTTGCCGGAGATATGATAAAAAGCGATATCGATCTTACCCGCAAATTCAGCAAACAAGATTGGCTGGATCTACTGCAATAA